AACGTTGGCACCCTAGACACGACTTAGCCCACACCCCTACATCTTTATTTATGCCgggccaaaaatatttttcagataATAGTTTTCGAGATAAGCGAATTCCCGGGTGACTTATATTATGAATAGAGTCAAAGGCTAGTTTTCGAAAACGTTCGGGAATGTACGGTCTACAATTGGATGAAATTTCacagtaaattttattattagaattaGGAATGTTGCATAACTGCAGTTTGAAGTGCGCGTTGCAATCTGACCGCGATAGCAGGGACGTCAACTGAGTATCATGTTTCTGTGCATCGGCGAGTTCGTCGAAATCGAATGTCGTAGGGCTGCCTATACTCTCTATACGTGATAATGTATCTGCAACGATGTTTTGACTACCGGTTATATGTTTAATATCTGTAGTATATTCACTTATGTACGATAGTTGTCTAACTCTCCTCGGAGTTTCTTTATCGCTCGAAGCCCTAGTAAATGCAAAAGTTAAAGGTTTATGGTCCGTAAATATTGAAAGCACACGACCTTCGATCTGATTTTTAAAATAGTGGACGGCCATATACATAGCGAGTAGCTCCCTATCATAGGTACTGTACTTAACCTGAGTGTGAGCTCCGATAATGGGCTGACTCACGTTAGCTATTACAAAAGACCACTTATAGGCTCTTCttaagtttaaatttaattctaAGTTTATTACACCAAAAGTTTGAATTTCTGACCCATTAGCGGCGtacaatttatatggaaaatttcTACGTTTAAAATATCTACTAACTTTAGTCACAGGTACAACTGAAATATTAGCTCCTGTATCAATAAGGAAACTCAATGAATTTTTACAGTCATAAATACTGAGACGATAATTTTTCATACCGGCGGATGTATCTCCCGTCTCCTCGGAGGTCGCCTCATTTAGTTTTCCGCTGACGGTCTCTTGTTAAAATTGCACGGCTCTTCGCACCTTCTGGATCTGGCTCCAAACCGGAAATGATAGTGACACAACCAGTCAGGACTCTCGGGGGTCCTAGCCACAGAGTTAGACCCATACCTCGATCTGCTTCTTGATCTTGAGCGTCCCCTGAAGTTAAATCGCGGTTTTCTTCGAACCTCGTTCCGTAAAGCAGCTACTTCCAGCATCAAGTTGTTCATCTGCGTACATAATTCCTTATCAACAGACACCTGGGCGGAATGGCATCCTATATTGGCCAGCTCGCCCGTTAAGGAAGTCTGGTGCATACTCTCCATCACTTTATCCGCAATCGGCGACAAGTTGTCCAGTTTTTGGTCTGCACTAGCGGCTAATACAGCTCTGACCGCTGGAGGTAGACGCGAGAACCACAAGCTCTGTACCGTCTCTTCACTAGCTTGACAATTTCGAGCGAGCTCTCGCATTTTTCTGAGGAGCTGCGAGGGCTTCTGCGAGCCGAGGTCTAATTCACTCACAAGCCTTTGAAACTGTCTCTCTGGTGATTCCTCAAATACCTGAAGCAGCCTATCCTTCAGTGCCTGGTATTTATTACTGTCTGGCGGCTTGTACACGATGTCCGACACTTGTTGGAGTGCGTCGCGTCCGAGTTTCGATATCACCAACTGGAACTTGCAGTCGTCACCTTGTTTTTGAGGATTCATCGTGGCCTCGAACTGAGCGAACCATAATCTTGGTAGCTCCACCCAAAATTCGGGAATTCTTGTCGACACCGAAATTGTGGCTAAATTGGATTCCTCTGTCTTGATTACTGCCTGAGTCGTCGGATTGGCAGGTGCCGGGTTCGGCGGAAACTGTCCAGCCACAGCGGGGTGCATCATTGTTTCACACAAAGatcacgtcggggtcaccaatTTAGGAGACCCTTAACGGGAATGATAATCAGAGataatatattgaatatttattgggCGCAACTAATCGCGCGCACTTACACCCGATGACTGGCCGTACTGCCGTTTACATACATGAACAATactcatacaatatacatataatacccCTACAAGGCTATTCACCACGTAACTTGACATATtttaagtatggagaatctgtcaaaatagTTATGattagcctattcggcaccttatccagaaagtggtgaaacaggccttagtGTATGTCTCATGTCTATTGTCTatgtagcagcgttgaaagagttacttttgacttattatataagtatgaaaAATGTCTGAATATCATGAATTTGTCCATAGAATCATTAAAAAATTGCCCTTCCAGCACTGCTACTCTCGCAGTGAACTGTACTTAAGGGCTGGTACAcgtattaagtaaataagtagtaactaaattttaacttaatttgaagtgcctgcccgaaatgtgtcaagtgacaaCCCCCGCCTGCCAACATAAAAGAAAATAGTCAAATTtctaatttccttgtttagtacttaactaaattttaacttgctacttgctacacaattttgtgtttacatgcaataaataacttaaaattaagttaaaattcagttaactacttatcaacttaaaacgtgtaaaccagccattagtgACTTCTGAACgtcattacaataatttacctATACAAATATTTCCACAGTGATCAAAAAAAGGATCTTTTAAATacacataccctaaagtattattacttacttcGTTACTGTGTACttgcaaattttataataagcatgatgacaattttttttcttatcggtaattgaaagatacttaaaaaatagaaacatcgttgaaagaatgactctgatagcttaagaATTCAcaaagatatgacaattcaaatatctcataaaaaagacctgcccgaaacgctccatacaaagtgctacgaaagtatgacgtcagtctttcgtagtttgtacgcatcgggagacaactttgttcgacaggtatattaaatattgcgtttatgaaagtggtttcataacaaaagttgcttttaattgcataagttatcgaattatatacagatattaagaaatttaattgaaaaaaaattcgacttgaatatccaactttgaaggcgcataacaaaaaaaatacaaatgctatcaagctgaaaatttgggaacacttattttttaccgtgatttctttattttattaacaaaattcgctaatatttgaccttgtcatcaacCCTATT
Above is a genomic segment from Aricia agestis chromosome 18, ilAriAges1.1, whole genome shotgun sequence containing:
- the LOC121736204 gene encoding uncharacterized protein LOC121736204, translating into MMHPAVAGQFPPNPAPANPTTQAVIKTEESNLATISVSTRIPEFWVELPRLWFAQFEATMNPQKQGDDCKFQLVISKLGRDALQQVSDIVYKPPDSNKYQALKDRLLQVFEESPERQFQRLVSELDLGSQKPSQLLRKMRELARNCQASEETVQSLWFSRLPPAVRAVLAASADQKLDNLSPIADKVMESMHQTSLTGELANIGCHSAQVSVDKELCTQMNNLMLEVAALRNEVRRKPRFNFRGRSRSRSRSRYGSNSVARTPESPDWLCHYHFRFGARSRRCEEPCNFNKRPSAEN